A region from the Aegilops tauschii subsp. strangulata cultivar AL8/78 chromosome 5, Aet v6.0, whole genome shotgun sequence genome encodes:
- the LOC123495624 gene encoding uncharacterized protein, giving the protein MVEIFDPSKGRFIVQDLVGEVSLGAVDVECILALENHGLSAEGILGEEGEDVKDRVPPQFLSKTTGNIVIDDLIVDITKNKSADDYFLRRVVLVLLGTVLAPMSSKTIPKQYYALVDDVKRISKINWNAFTLPVLLDCLRNVRKGKHLRQWPRGNLALLQYLYWEKVQPLEGECAFNPSLSMEPLMRNWTEAAASRRDKFDYDQGRGRGNIKIEDNITKEYRAQERKVPEPEKPKMKPAVGAAKKSKLASNADEMMNLIMKRCMDYIRSQMKEIPEQVAERLLEKLNQNGVMYKPAAAAASGNNDADLEVDSFENGPPEKKEFVYKDDSDGLEPVIDLTQPDEPVVNQNNDDEEKTPAKLNVDKTTKPTDECGATPENPWIVGNSPRAELSDIDISTSSIDRMVGKTKGKKSAATAKEDDVISGKRRRTVPKKFESPFKLDKPGKRSARALFSDNDMEGSVKDDLTPELIDAAVAFVEAAARSEKNMTKRVYYNERGTSVTVESIRPIIDAYQTHLALRVGHDRHLCPAWRSKYLVDRAKARDNPKPSKYNMDSALSRAGAVRRVLHEYTVRDKSFIPLNVGNTHWITVVMHNRKKEFRVFDSLYPLEFSLDTVKALRLAIAIDMEEANRITPGKYPDVTKWPIIPQIDMPLQEDGNSCGLFVIEVMEHWDGDRWTADFTQGTVNARRRRLIAELVLSPTNTLECVKNKIRDIAKKSKA; this is encoded by the exons ATGGTTGAGATATTTGATCCTAGCAAGGGCAGATTCATTGTACAAGACTTGGTTGGCGAAGTGTCTCTCGGTGCCGTGGATGTTGAGTGCATCTTGGCCTTAGAGAACCACGGACTGTCGGCAGAAGGTATTCTCGGTGAGGAAGGTGAGGATGTTAAAGATCGAGTGCCGCCTCAATTCCTGAGCAAGACCACAGGTAACATAGTCATCGATGATCTGATTGTGGACATCACAAAAAATAAATCTGCCGACGACTATTTCCTTCGGAGAGTTGTCCTCGTGTTGCTTGGAACAGTTCTTGCTCCCATGTCGAGCAAGACTATACCAAAGCAATATTACGCATTGGTGGACGATGTGAAGCGTATATCCAAGATTAATTGGAATGCATTCACCCTCCCAGTTCTGCTGGACTGCCTTCGCAACGTGAGGAAAGGCAAACACCTCCGCCAATGGCCGAGAGGGAACTTAGCTCTCCTGCAG TACCTGTACTGGGAGAAGGTTCAGCCTCTGGAAGGTGAATGCGCATTCAATCCTAGCTTGTCCATGGAACCTCTAATGAGGAATTGGACTGAAGCTGCAGCCTCAAGGAGAGACAAGTTTGATTATGACCAAGGCCGTGGCCGTGGTAACATCAAG ATTGAAGACAACATAACCAAGGAGTATAGGGCGCAGGAGCGCAAAGTACCCGAACCAGAAAAGCCAAAAATGAAGCCCGCCGTTGGTGCGGCAAAGAAGTCCAAGTTAGCCTCAAACGCGGACGAGATGATGAACCTCATCATGAAGCGGTGTATGGATTACATACGCAGCCAAATGAAGGAGATACCAGAACAAGTAGCCGAG AGATTGTTAGAGAAGTTGAACCAAAATGGTGTGATGTACAAGCCAGCGGCTGCTGCGGCTTCCGGCAACAACGATGCCGACCTAGAAGTGGATTCCTTTGAGAATGGTCCGCCAGAAAAAAAAGAATTCGTGTACAAGGATGACTCTGACGGTCTAGAGCCGGTGATTGATTTGACACAGCCTGACGAGCCTGTTGTAAACCAGAACAACGATGATGAGGAA AAAACACCTGCCAAGTTAAATGTTGACAAGACAACAAAACCTACTGATGAGTGCGGCGCAACACCGGAGAACCCTTGGATTGTAGGTAATTCTCCTCGAGCAGAATTGTCCGACATTGACATTTCTACAAGTTCTATCGACAGGATGGTGGGTAAGACCAAGGGGAAAAAGTCTGCAGCAACCGCAAAAGAAGACGATGTTATATCCGGGAAGCGCCGACGGACTGTTCCcaagaaatttgaatcccccTTTAAACTTGACAAGCCCGGCAAGCGAAGCGCTCGTG CTCTGTTTAGTGACAATGACATGGAAGGCTCTGTTAAGGACGATTTGACACCGGAACTCATCGATGCTGCTGTTGCGTTTGTGGAGGCAGCTGCTCGGTCTGAGAAGAATATGACAAAAAGAGTTTACTACAATGAACGTGGCACCTCTGTGACTGTGGAGAGTATACGACCG ATTATCGATGCTTATCAGACACATTTGGCTCTGCGCGTTGGTCATGATCGGCACCTCTGTCCAGCCTGGAGGTCCAAATACCTTGTTGATCGTGCTAAGGCACGAGACAACCCTAAACCGTCGAAATACAACATGGATAGTGCGCTGAGCAGAGCTGGAGCAGTACGTAGGGTTCTGCACGAGTATACCGTCCGTGATAAG TCGTTTATCCCGTTGAACGTCGGCAATACACATTGGATCACCGTGGTGATGCACAACCGCAAGAAAGAATTCCGAGTTTTTGATTCGCTCTATCCTCTCGAGTTCTCTCTCGACACTGTGAAAGCACTG CGACTAGCAATAGCAATTGATATGGAAGAGGCAAACCGTATTACACCTGGCAAATATCCAGACGTCACTAAGTGGCCTATCATACCTCAGATCGACATGCCACTACAAGAGGACGG GAACTCTTGTGGCCTTTTTGTGATTGAAGTTATGGAGCATTGGGACGGGGATCGATGGACCGCCGATTTTACCCAG GGCACGGTTAATGCAAGGAGAAGGCGTCTCATCGCCGAGTTGGTTCTCTCACCTACCAACACGCTCGAATGTGTGAAGAACAAAATCCGCGACATCGCAAAGAAAAGCAAGGCGTGA